A region of the Pseudomonadota bacterium genome:
TCGTGGGTCCGAATCTGCTGCACTACAGGTACTTGGAGGCGGCCAAGGACCTGTACCCGCAGGCTCGCCTGCTCGGCGCACCTGGCCTCGCCGAAAAGAAGCCCAAGCTCCGCTTCGACGGTGTGCTGACGGGAGCGGCCCTCTGTCCCGCAGTCGACATGATGCGCATAGAAGGCGCGGAGAAGCTCTCCGAGGTCGTTTTTGTGCACAAATCATCACGCACCCTCGTGGTGACGGACCTCGTGTTCAATATCTTGCAGGCGTCCGGCATGAGCCGGTTTGTGCTGAAGACATTCTCGGGCGCGCTTGGCAAGTGCGAGCAGAGCCGCCTTTGTCGCATGCTGACGAACGATCGCGATGCGACGGCTCGCAGCATCGCACAGCTGCTCAGCTGGTCGTTCGAGCGAGTCGTCCCCGCGCACGGCGAGGTCGTCGAAGCGAACGCCCCCAAGGTGCTCGAGGCCGCATTGTGGTGGATGCGCGGCGAAGCGCGCCGCACTGCACACCCCACCGAGGCGGGCCAAAGCTCGCTGTAGTTAGACCGGCACCTCGAGGTCTCTCGCTCGCATGCGGCGCCCATGGCTGTTCAGCCGCGTTCGGCACTGGCATGAGCCGGGGACGCAAGCTCGCGCCTGAAGAACATGAGCATGCGCTGGTGCAGCGCTCTGGTCACGGAGGGGTCGGCGACCATGTGGGTGAAACCGGATAGCGGCACGAACTCGAATTCCCTCCCGGCGCGCAACAGCGTGTCGGCGAGCTTTACCGCGTGCGTGAAGTACACGTTGTCGTCGGTCGTGCCGTGGATGATGAGCAGCGGTCGTTCGAGCCCGGCAGCGTGCGTCAGCAGCGAGGCGTCGCGATAGCCCGCCACGTTTTCTTGAGGCAGGCCCATGTAGCGCTCGGTGTAGTGGGTGTCGTAGTCGGCCCAGTCGGTGACAGGCGCGCCTGCGATCCCCGCGTGAAACACATCGGGACGCCGAGCCACCGCAAGCGCGGCCATGTAGCCGCCGAACGACCAGCCAAAGATGCCGACGCGGGCCAGATCGAGCTCTCGGTAGCGCTCTGCAAGCGCTTGCAGGCCGGCGACTTGATCCTGCAAGGGAATGGCCCCGAGGTTTCTGTGGATGGCGCGCTCCCATGCCCGTCCCCGCCCTGGGGTGCCGCGACCATCCAGCGCGACCACGACAAAGCCCCGGTCGGCGAACCACTGGGAACGCAAGTAGTTACGGCGCAGCCCGTGGACCACACGCGCGTGCGGCCCACCGTAGACCGAGACGAGCACCGGATAGCGGCGCTTCGGATCGAACGCACGCGGGCGCACGATGGCCGCGTGGAAGCGTTGTCTTCCCACCACCGTGAGCTCGAGATTCGGCTCGAAAGGGGGCTGCTCGGCGGCATTTCCGAGCTCACCGAGCTTGCGGCGGCCGCGCCGCACGCTGTAGCTCGTGGCGGCGCCCTCGCTGATGTCGACCCAGAGCTCGTGGCCGCGCCCGAACACACCGCGGTGGTGTGCGGGCGTAACACGCTCCGGAGCCTTCTCCGGGGTCGAAAAAAAGACCCGCTGGATCTCGCTCGCGAGCACAGTCGGGTTGGCTCGGATCAGGACGGAGCCCGAGGCCTCGTCCACGTGCAGCAGCGCCTCGTAACCCGTCGACGCACGTGTCAGTCCTCCGAGCGAAGCTCCGTCCCGGGCGCGCAGCTCGAGCTCGTTGAAGCCGTTGCGCTCCGTGACCCACAAGAAGCCGCTGCCGTCCGGGAGCCAGCGAGGCATGCCGGCGTGCAGGTTGAGCCACACGTCATCGCGCTCGGACAGCAACGTTCGCGTCTTGCCGCTGCGCTCGTCCACTTCGAGCAACAGCTCCTCGGTCTGACGCCGGTTCTGAACCAAGACGGTGAGCGGCGCGTTGCGTGACCACGTCACCGTCGCCAAGTAGGGAAACGCCCGGTCGTCCCACGAGACCCAGCGGGTCTGGCCGCCGCGCAGCGAAATCAGGCCCAGGCGAACCACGGCGTTTGCTGTGCCGGCTCGCGGATAGGGCGCGGCGCGCGGCGGGCGCTCCGGGTGCTTCGGGTCTTGGGTAAACAAGGTGTCGACGCCGCCGGTGTCGGTCTGCTGGTAGACCAGCCGGCGGCCATCGGGCGACCACCAGTAGCCGCGGTATCGACCCATTTCTTCTTCCGCGACAAACTCAGGCAGGCCGTTCGTGATGTGCTCGCTCTCGGCACGGGTGAGACGCCGTTGTGCTCCGCTTGCCAGCGCGATCACGTACAGGTCACGCCCGCGCACGCAAGCAACGTGCGACGCATCGGGGGAGAAATGCGCGTCTATGGCATAGCCGCCCTCGCCCGTGAGCTCGCGCACCTTCGCGCTGCTGCGCTCGACAACGAACAGGCGGCCTGCGAGCGGCACGAGGATCTTGGTCCCGTCCTGCGAGAGCTCGAAACCGG
Encoded here:
- a CDS encoding DUF4336 domain-containing protein — protein: MARLKHIAEGVWGAETTVSIGMGASLPLRMTVLKDDKGLILIAPIGIDNGLAIELEQIGPVHLLVGPNLLHYRYLEAAKDLYPQARLLGAPGLAEKKPKLRFDGVLTGAALCPAVDMMRIEGAEKLSEVVFVHKSSRTLVVTDLVFNILQASGMSRFVLKTFSGALGKCEQSRLCRMLTNDRDATARSIAQLLSWSFERVVPAHGEVVEANAPKVLEAALWWMRGEARRTAHPTEAGQSSL
- a CDS encoding S9 family peptidase encodes the protein MRVPPLAVLAAMSTLCVVMACGKPWRRKPESAQAAESSSATRGMPGMAHAARDEFLERYAATNRFRHGKPTRITITPQQDAVLFLRSGPRSAVQELYVFDTATGQERRFLTATQILGTSAIKLSARERARRERLRQSARGIAGFELSQDGTKILVPLAGRLFVVERSSAKVRELTGEGGYAIDAHFSPDASHVACVRGRDLYVIALASGAQRRLTRAESEHITNGLPEFVAEEEMGRYRGYWWSPDGRRLVYQQTDTGGVDTLFTQDPKHPERPPRAAPYPRAGTANAVVRLGLISLRGGQTRWVSWDDRAFPYLATVTWSRNAPLTVLVQNRRQTEELLLEVDERSGKTRTLLSERDDVWLNLHAGMPRWLPDGSGFLWVTERNGFNELELRARDGASLGGLTRASTGYEALLHVDEASGSVLIRANPTVLASEIQRVFFSTPEKAPERVTPAHHRGVFGRGHELWVDISEGAATSYSVRRGRRKLGELGNAAEQPPFEPNLELTVVGRQRFHAAIVRPRAFDPKRRYPVLVSVYGGPHARVVHGLRRNYLRSQWFADRGFVVVALDGRGTPGRGRAWERAIHRNLGAIPLQDQVAGLQALAERYRELDLARVGIFGWSFGGYMAALAVARRPDVFHAGIAGAPVTDWADYDTHYTERYMGLPQENVAGYRDASLLTHAAGLERPLLIIHGTTDDNVYFTHAVKLADTLLRAGREFEFVPLSGFTHMVADPSVTRALHQRMLMFFRRELASPAHASAERG